Proteins from one Planctomyces sp. SH-PL62 genomic window:
- a CDS encoding DUF2721 domain-containing protein, giving the protein MPAVTPSETYATLSAMITPALFMTATGSLIISTSNRMSRIVDRIRQLNLEGDELGRGARAVDFVDDRLEHVAVQLDRMVVRSDLIRKTLTLLYLAMALYVGTSLSLAVNALLGGWLLVVPTTLAILGVGLMLAGCVQLIREANVALRNNRLEILFYQKLRYQRASGAAPATEVATPPPLRR; this is encoded by the coding sequence ATGCCCGCCGTCACACCCTCGGAAACCTACGCCACCCTCTCGGCGATGATCACCCCCGCGCTGTTCATGACGGCGACGGGGTCGTTGATCATCTCGACCTCGAACCGCATGTCGCGGATCGTCGACCGGATCCGTCAGCTCAACCTGGAGGGGGACGAGCTGGGCCGGGGCGCCAGGGCGGTCGATTTCGTGGACGATCGGCTGGAGCACGTCGCGGTCCAGCTCGACCGGATGGTCGTGCGGAGCGACCTGATCCGGAAGACCCTCACGCTGCTCTACCTGGCGATGGCGCTGTACGTCGGCACGAGCCTGTCCCTGGCGGTGAACGCCCTGCTGGGAGGGTGGCTCCTGGTCGTCCCCACGACCCTCGCGATCCTGGGCGTGGGGTTGATGCTGGCGGGCTGCGTCCAGCTCATCCGCGAGGCGAACGTCGCGCTTCGGAACAACCGGCTGGAGATCCTGTTCTACCAGAAGCTCCGATACCAGCGCGCGAGCGGGGCGGCGCCGGCGACCGAAGTCGCCACGCCGCCCCCGTTGCGTCGATGA
- a CDS encoding sugar phosphate isomerase/epimerase family protein, whose product MKTGMNLLLWTDHVTEAQDRVLESIKEIGFDAVEVPIFNTEDLAAYERLGGRLKSLGLSATAVTVMGSTDINPISADAKSRDAAVAYLDRVLECGQHFGCEILCGPIHSTIGHFSGTGPTEEEFKRGVDTMQKVAEKAQARGIRIAVEYLNRFENYFLTTGKQAEALVRAVDHPSFRMMYDSFHAHIEEKDQAAAIRSAAEETIHVHVSENDRGTPGTGQVAWGSFFEGLEQSNYDGYLTIEAFGQALPALAAATRVWRPLFSDAEGLCREGLAFIKKSIA is encoded by the coding sequence ATGAAGACCGGCATGAACCTCCTGCTCTGGACCGACCACGTCACCGAGGCCCAGGACCGCGTCCTGGAGTCGATCAAGGAGATCGGCTTCGACGCCGTGGAGGTCCCGATCTTCAACACCGAGGACCTGGCCGCCTACGAGCGCCTGGGCGGGCGGCTGAAGTCGCTGGGCCTGTCGGCCACGGCCGTCACGGTGATGGGGTCGACCGACATCAACCCCATCTCCGCCGACGCGAAGTCGCGCGACGCGGCCGTCGCCTACCTCGACCGCGTGCTGGAGTGCGGCCAGCACTTCGGCTGCGAGATCCTCTGCGGCCCGATCCACTCCACGATCGGCCACTTCTCCGGGACCGGCCCCACGGAGGAGGAGTTCAAACGCGGCGTCGACACCATGCAGAAGGTCGCCGAGAAGGCCCAGGCCCGCGGCATCCGGATCGCCGTCGAGTACCTGAACCGCTTCGAGAACTACTTCCTGACCACCGGCAAACAGGCCGAGGCGCTCGTCCGGGCCGTTGACCACCCGTCGTTCCGCATGATGTACGACAGCTTCCACGCCCACATCGAGGAGAAGGACCAGGCCGCCGCGATCCGGTCGGCCGCGGAGGAGACGATCCACGTCCACGTCTCCGAGAACGACCGCGGCACGCCCGGCACCGGCCAGGTCGCCTGGGGCTCGTTCTTCGAGGGGCTGGAGCAGTCGAACTACGACGGCTACCTCACCATCGAGGCCTTCGGCCAGGCGCTGCCGGCCCTCGCCGCCGCGACCCGCGTCTGGCGCCCGCTTTTCTCAGACGCCGAGGGCCTCTGCCGCGAGGGCCTGGCCTTCATCAAGAAGAGCATCGCTTGA
- a CDS encoding Gfo/Idh/MocA family protein → MSEKKNLNIGLVGYGFMGRTHSNAYKRVNDFFDLKYRPVLKAVCGRDKAAAQAFADNWGYESVETDWRKLVERKDIDAIDICTPNNTHAEIAIAAAEAGKMILCEKPLAMDLVQGQAMVDAVEKAGVVNTVWYNYRRVPAVSLAKKLIEEGRLGRIFHYRAQFLQDWTISTDLPQGGAGLWRLDAAAAGSGVTGDLLAHCIDTALWLNGHIESVSAMTETFIKERKHNLTGKVEPVGIDDACAFMCRFDNGSLGLFESTRYARGHKALYTFEINGEKASIRWDLHDLHRLEYFDHGDDSVVRGWRSIHVTDGDQPYMKHWWVPGLQIGYEHTFVHQVADFLENLAAGKSTPPTFRDALATQAVCDAVLDSAEHKKWETVVPV, encoded by the coding sequence ATGTCCGAGAAGAAGAATCTGAACATCGGCCTCGTCGGCTACGGCTTCATGGGCCGGACCCATTCCAACGCCTACAAGCGGGTCAACGACTTCTTCGACCTCAAGTATCGCCCCGTCCTGAAGGCGGTCTGCGGACGCGACAAGGCCGCGGCCCAGGCCTTCGCCGACAACTGGGGGTACGAATCGGTCGAGACCGACTGGCGGAAGCTCGTCGAGCGCAAGGATATCGACGCGATCGACATCTGCACCCCCAACAACACCCACGCCGAGATCGCCATCGCCGCCGCCGAGGCCGGCAAGATGATCCTCTGCGAGAAGCCGCTGGCGATGGACCTGGTCCAGGGCCAGGCGATGGTCGACGCGGTCGAGAAGGCCGGAGTCGTCAACACCGTCTGGTACAACTACCGTCGCGTCCCGGCCGTCTCCCTGGCCAAGAAGCTGATCGAGGAGGGGCGGCTGGGCCGGATCTTCCACTACCGCGCCCAGTTCCTCCAGGACTGGACCATCTCCACCGATCTCCCCCAGGGGGGGGCGGGGCTCTGGCGGCTCGACGCCGCCGCGGCCGGCTCGGGCGTCACCGGCGACCTCCTCGCCCACTGCATCGACACGGCGCTCTGGCTCAACGGCCACATCGAATCGGTCTCGGCCATGACCGAGACGTTCATCAAGGAGCGCAAGCACAACCTCACGGGCAAGGTCGAGCCCGTCGGCATCGACGACGCTTGCGCCTTCATGTGCCGGTTCGACAACGGCTCGCTCGGCCTCTTCGAGTCCACCCGCTACGCGCGGGGGCACAAGGCCCTCTACACCTTCGAGATCAACGGCGAGAAGGCCTCGATCCGCTGGGACCTCCACGACCTGCACCGGCTCGAGTACTTCGACCACGGCGACGACTCGGTGGTCCGCGGCTGGCGCTCGATCCACGTCACCGACGGCGACCAGCCCTACATGAAGCACTGGTGGGTGCCGGGCCTCCAGATCGGCTATGAGCACACCTTCGTGCACCAGGTCGCCGACTTCCTGGAGAACCTGGCCGCCGGCAAGTCGACCCCGCCGACCTTCCGCGACGCCCTCGCCACCCAGGCCGTCTGCGACGCCGTCCTGGACTCGGCCGAGCACAAGAAGTGGGAGACGGTCGTCCCCGTCTGA
- a CDS encoding sugar phosphate isomerase/epimerase family protein, with amino-acid sequence MTASHTHEFPKLHNAAWPGVVGKGGEGDDPCIDLDVMLDLTAAAEVDGVKFDGFDLFLFAPHVDIDSTEDQIKVLADKASSRGLAIGSVVAPVWPPTGGGSAMDEGEGRKKFLEQVRKGCRIASKLRELGVRPHGVVRFDSACSPEAWSADPEGSQKKIAETFKQAAAIAKDHGEKLAAEGEICWGGMHSWRKMVDLLERVGEPDLVGFQADMAHTLLYTLGENAPEDRILPAGYDWKDKAVLDDALRTLTDALRPWTIDFHVAQNDATVFGSGSHDHTGRHCLATDPNGKLDIPHHAGFWLRDETGRPTRKFRHICWDGCMFPNAVMMKPQTWNDVLAAMIQVRDAHGWSE; translated from the coding sequence ATGACCGCCAGCCATACGCACGAGTTCCCCAAGCTCCACAACGCCGCCTGGCCCGGCGTGGTCGGCAAGGGGGGCGAAGGGGACGATCCCTGCATCGACCTCGACGTCATGCTCGACCTGACCGCCGCCGCCGAGGTCGACGGGGTCAAGTTCGACGGCTTCGACCTGTTCCTGTTCGCCCCCCACGTCGACATCGACTCGACCGAGGACCAGATCAAGGTCCTGGCCGACAAGGCTTCGAGCCGCGGCCTGGCGATCGGATCCGTGGTCGCCCCGGTCTGGCCCCCCACCGGCGGCGGCTCGGCGATGGACGAGGGCGAAGGGCGGAAGAAGTTCCTGGAACAGGTCCGCAAGGGCTGCCGGATCGCCAGCAAGCTCCGCGAGCTGGGCGTCCGCCCCCACGGCGTCGTCCGGTTCGACTCGGCCTGCAGCCCCGAGGCCTGGTCGGCCGACCCGGAAGGGAGCCAGAAGAAGATCGCCGAGACCTTCAAGCAGGCCGCCGCCATCGCCAAGGACCACGGCGAGAAGCTCGCCGCCGAGGGGGAGATCTGCTGGGGGGGCATGCACTCCTGGCGGAAGATGGTCGACCTGCTCGAACGGGTCGGCGAGCCCGACCTCGTCGGGTTCCAGGCCGACATGGCTCACACCCTCCTCTACACCCTGGGCGAGAACGCCCCCGAGGACCGGATCCTCCCGGCGGGCTATGACTGGAAGGATAAGGCGGTCCTCGACGACGCTCTCCGCACGTTGACCGACGCCCTGCGCCCCTGGACGATCGATTTCCACGTCGCCCAGAACGACGCGACCGTCTTCGGCTCGGGCTCGCACGACCACACCGGCCGCCACTGCCTGGCGACCGACCCGAACGGGAAGCTCGACATCCCCCACCACGCCGGCTTCTGGCTCCGCGACGAGACCGGCCGGCCGACCCGCAAGTTCCGCCACATCTGCTGGGACGGCTGCATGTTCCCCAACGCCGTCATGATGAAGCCCCAGACCTGGAACGACGTCCTCGCCGCGATGATCCAGGTCCGCGACGCCCACGGCTGGAGCGAGTGA
- a CDS encoding GDP-mannose 4,6-dehydratase: MRVLITGGAGFIGSHLADAYLDRGDEVFVLDDLSTGSIDNIRHLRARPRFHYTIESVHHAATVAELVDQCDVVFHLAAAVGVKLIVESPVRTIETNVHGAEVVLAAANKKKKKVLLASTSEVYGLSEDVPFREDGNLVLGATSKGRWSYACSKAIDEFLALAYWRERKLPTVLVRLFNTVGPRQTGQYGMVVPTFVKQALTGRPITIHGDGAQSRCFTDVSDVVSALVGLMDHPQAVGEVFNVGSTEEISILALAERVRALTDSDSEIVRIPYEQAYGDGFEDMPRRVPDISKIHALIGYQPRKSLDQILQGVIDYFRDAPTATTRPEPIAE, encoded by the coding sequence ATGCGCGTGCTCATCACCGGAGGCGCCGGCTTCATCGGCTCGCATCTGGCCGACGCCTATCTGGATCGGGGCGACGAGGTCTTCGTCCTCGACGACCTGTCGACGGGAAGCATCGACAACATCCGCCACCTCCGCGCCCGGCCGAGGTTCCATTACACCATCGAGAGCGTCCACCACGCCGCCACCGTCGCGGAGCTGGTCGACCAATGCGACGTCGTCTTCCACCTGGCCGCGGCGGTCGGCGTCAAGCTCATCGTCGAGAGCCCCGTCCGAACCATCGAGACCAACGTCCACGGCGCGGAGGTCGTCCTGGCCGCCGCCAACAAGAAGAAGAAGAAAGTCCTGCTGGCCTCCACCTCCGAGGTCTACGGCCTGAGCGAGGACGTCCCGTTCCGCGAGGACGGCAACCTCGTCCTGGGCGCGACCAGCAAGGGGAGGTGGAGCTACGCCTGCTCCAAGGCGATCGACGAGTTCCTGGCCCTGGCCTACTGGCGGGAGCGCAAGCTCCCCACGGTCCTGGTGCGCCTGTTCAACACCGTCGGCCCCCGCCAGACCGGCCAGTACGGGATGGTCGTCCCCACGTTCGTCAAGCAGGCGTTGACCGGCCGGCCGATCACCATCCACGGCGACGGCGCGCAGTCGCGCTGCTTCACCGACGTCAGCGACGTCGTCTCGGCCCTCGTCGGCCTGATGGACCACCCCCAGGCCGTCGGCGAGGTCTTCAACGTCGGCTCGACCGAGGAGATCAGCATCCTCGCCCTGGCCGAACGGGTGCGGGCCCTCACCGACTCGGATTCCGAGATCGTCCGCATCCCTTATGAACAGGCCTACGGCGACGGCTTCGAGGACATGCCCCGGCGCGTCCCGGACATCTCGAAGATCCACGCCCTCATCGGCTACCAGCCCCGCAAGTCGCTCGACCAGATCCTCCAGGGGGTCATCGACTACTTCCGCGACGCCCCGACCGCCACGACCCGGCCCGAGCCGATCGCGGAGTAA
- a CDS encoding MFS transporter, which produces MADAANSQGTPGPEIAAGSLRPIGGLLTTQFVGAFNDNAWKQFVILLAIAAAASESQGQGRTALAQIVLMVPLMAISLPAGVLADRVGKRSIIVWMKVAELGLMVLGTAALVMQPAGGWPVLAILGLLGVQAALYSPAKYGILPEILPHAELSRGNGLLEMYTNVAIIGGTVAAGPLFAMSAGRPWLAGLPLVLLSGIGLLASLRIPTVAPARREGGLSETLRMAFDAIRGDRVLRLAVIGQIIVWSIASLIPAPVLPYARVVLHLDPWLANLPLGALGIGIGVGCYLAGSLSGKNVEYGLLPVGALGMSLSALGFATWGPGLYGMMLLLGLLGFFAGFLLVPLNAVIQWRAPADRRGAVIAATNVLVYGGMLAGSVLALGLAGAEVSGRGMFLLIGLGLGVGFFWALTLVPEAFLRFLMLGLANTIYRVRVVGGEHIPREGQALLVPNHVSFVDGLFIMRATDRPVRFVVYAEYFKKPILGRLLRAMRAIPISASGGPRMILQAFREAGRALDAGELVCIFPEGQLSRTGLIGPFQRGLQRIVKNRTTPIIPVHLDRLYDSVFAPVSGRRLPERIPFPATVSVGEPLPPSASLFEMRQAIRDLDYAAETYRKADCRPLHHGFIRQVRRNFARLALADLQKPSLSYGKTLAASLAIAHRLRPRWEGQANVGVMLPASMGAAVINIGAALAGKAVVNLNFTGGRAAMESAARQAGLKTLVVSRQFLQKAKLEAPRGLELIYAEDEMAAIGRMDKLKAMAMAMLAPIRAMERYAGASRPVALDDPATIIFSSGSTGEPKGVVLSHYNIVAEIEAIRRMYRVLPNDRLAAILPFFHSFGYTMFWFANSTGMGSVFHPTPLDALAVGTLVERFSVTVLMATPTFLNLYVRRCAPGQFGSLRLVLAGAERLPESLSLAFEEAFGIRPMEGYGVTECSPVVSVNCFDYRAPGSFQPGSRRGYVGQPIPGVTIRIVSPTTYEPLGANTEGLVFIKGPNVMAGYLGRDDLTRQAFVDGWYNSGDLGMLSEDGFLKITGRLSRFSKIGGEMVPHGRVEEALQDAAKADSQLFAVTAVGDEKKGEKLAVLTTLDDGRVDEALRRLAEMGLPNLFIPRRDHIFKVPAIPMLGSGKLDLRAVHKLAEDCLAAREPAGSRG; this is translated from the coding sequence ATGGCTGACGCGGCGAACAGTCAGGGAACCCCAGGGCCGGAAATCGCGGCCGGGAGCCTGCGCCCGATCGGGGGCCTGCTGACGACCCAGTTCGTGGGCGCCTTCAACGACAACGCCTGGAAGCAGTTCGTGATCCTGCTGGCGATCGCGGCGGCGGCCAGCGAGAGCCAGGGCCAGGGACGTACGGCGCTCGCCCAGATCGTCCTCATGGTCCCGCTGATGGCGATCTCGCTGCCGGCCGGGGTCCTGGCGGATCGGGTCGGCAAGCGGTCGATCATCGTCTGGATGAAGGTCGCGGAGCTGGGGCTCATGGTCCTGGGGACGGCGGCGCTCGTGATGCAGCCGGCGGGGGGATGGCCCGTGCTGGCGATCCTCGGCCTGCTCGGCGTCCAGGCGGCGCTTTACAGTCCGGCCAAATACGGGATCTTGCCGGAGATCCTCCCGCATGCCGAGCTGTCGCGGGGCAACGGCCTGCTGGAGATGTACACGAACGTGGCGATCATCGGCGGGACGGTGGCCGCCGGCCCGTTGTTCGCGATGAGCGCCGGCCGGCCCTGGCTCGCCGGCCTCCCCCTGGTCTTGCTCTCGGGGATCGGCCTGCTGGCCTCCTTGCGGATCCCGACCGTCGCCCCGGCGCGTCGCGAAGGCGGGTTGTCCGAAACTCTGCGAATGGCCTTCGACGCGATCCGGGGCGATCGCGTGCTGCGACTGGCCGTGATCGGCCAGATCATCGTCTGGAGCATCGCCAGCCTGATCCCCGCGCCGGTCTTGCCGTACGCCCGCGTGGTGCTGCACCTGGACCCCTGGCTGGCGAATCTGCCGCTGGGGGCGCTCGGGATCGGGATCGGGGTCGGCTGCTATCTGGCGGGGAGCCTCTCCGGGAAGAACGTCGAGTACGGGCTGCTGCCGGTCGGGGCGCTGGGGATGTCGCTGAGCGCCCTGGGGTTCGCGACCTGGGGCCCGGGGCTGTACGGGATGATGCTGCTGCTGGGCCTGCTGGGGTTCTTCGCGGGGTTCCTGCTGGTGCCGCTGAACGCGGTGATCCAGTGGCGGGCGCCGGCGGACCGTCGCGGGGCGGTGATCGCGGCGACCAACGTGCTGGTCTACGGCGGAATGCTCGCGGGTTCGGTGCTGGCCCTGGGGCTGGCAGGGGCGGAGGTCTCCGGGAGGGGGATGTTCCTGCTCATCGGCCTGGGCCTGGGCGTCGGATTCTTCTGGGCGCTGACGTTGGTCCCGGAGGCGTTCCTCCGTTTCCTGATGCTGGGGCTGGCGAACACGATCTACCGCGTCCGGGTGGTCGGGGGCGAGCACATCCCTCGTGAAGGCCAGGCGCTCCTCGTGCCGAACCACGTCTCGTTCGTGGACGGGCTGTTCATCATGAGGGCGACCGATCGTCCGGTGCGGTTCGTCGTCTACGCGGAGTATTTCAAGAAGCCGATTTTGGGGCGGCTTCTGCGGGCCATGCGGGCGATCCCGATCTCGGCTTCCGGCGGCCCGCGGATGATCCTGCAAGCGTTCCGCGAGGCCGGCCGGGCGCTCGACGCGGGGGAGTTGGTCTGCATCTTTCCGGAAGGTCAGCTCTCGCGGACCGGCCTGATCGGCCCCTTCCAGCGAGGTCTCCAGCGGATCGTCAAGAACCGGACCACGCCGATCATCCCGGTCCACCTGGATCGGCTCTACGACAGCGTCTTCGCCCCGGTGAGCGGGCGTCGGCTGCCGGAGCGGATCCCGTTCCCGGCGACGGTCTCGGTCGGCGAGCCGCTGCCGCCGTCGGCGTCGCTCTTCGAGATGCGGCAGGCGATCAGGGACCTGGATTACGCGGCCGAGACCTACCGCAAGGCCGATTGTCGGCCGCTGCATCACGGGTTCATCCGTCAGGTCCGGCGCAACTTCGCCCGACTGGCGTTGGCGGACCTCCAGAAGCCGTCGCTCTCCTACGGAAAGACGCTGGCCGCGTCGCTGGCGATCGCGCATCGCCTGCGGCCGCGCTGGGAAGGCCAGGCGAACGTCGGCGTGATGCTGCCGGCGAGCATGGGGGCGGCGGTGATCAACATCGGGGCGGCCCTCGCCGGCAAGGCGGTGGTCAACCTGAACTTCACGGGCGGCCGCGCGGCGATGGAATCGGCCGCGAGGCAGGCGGGGCTCAAGACCCTCGTCGTCAGCCGCCAGTTCCTCCAGAAAGCCAAGCTGGAGGCCCCCCGCGGCCTGGAGTTGATCTACGCCGAGGACGAGATGGCGGCGATCGGCCGGATGGACAAGCTGAAGGCGATGGCGATGGCGATGCTGGCGCCGATCCGGGCGATGGAGCGATACGCGGGGGCCTCGCGGCCGGTCGCGCTCGATGACCCGGCGACGATCATCTTCAGCAGTGGGAGCACCGGCGAGCCCAAGGGAGTCGTGCTGTCGCACTACAACATCGTGGCGGAGATCGAGGCGATCCGCCGGATGTATCGCGTGCTCCCCAACGACCGGCTGGCCGCGATCCTGCCGTTCTTCCATTCGTTCGGGTACACGATGTTCTGGTTCGCGAACTCGACCGGGATGGGCTCCGTATTCCACCCCACTCCGCTCGACGCCCTGGCGGTCGGGACCCTCGTCGAGCGGTTCTCGGTCACGGTTTTGATGGCGACGCCGACGTTCCTGAACCTCTACGTCAGGCGCTGCGCCCCGGGGCAGTTCGGCTCGCTCCGGCTGGTCCTGGCCGGCGCCGAGCGGCTGCCGGAATCGCTCAGCCTGGCGTTCGAGGAGGCCTTCGGGATCCGGCCGATGGAAGGGTACGGGGTGACCGAGTGCTCCCCGGTGGTGTCGGTCAACTGCTTCGACTACCGCGCGCCAGGCTCGTTCCAGCCCGGTTCGCGACGAGGATACGTCGGCCAGCCGATCCCCGGCGTGACGATCCGGATCGTCTCGCCGACGACCTATGAGCCGCTCGGCGCGAACACCGAGGGCCTGGTCTTCATCAAGGGCCCGAACGTGATGGCGGGGTACCTGGGCCGCGACGACCTGACCCGGCAAGCCTTCGTCGACGGCTGGTACAACAGCGGCGACCTCGGGATGCTCAGCGAGGACGGGTTCCTGAAGATCACGGGCCGGCTCTCGCGGTTCTCGAAGATCGGCGGCGAGATGGTCCCCCACGGGCGGGTGGAGGAGGCCCTCCAGGACGCCGCGAAGGCGGATTCGCAGCTGTTCGCCGTCACGGCCGTTGGCGACGAGAAGAAGGGGGAGAAGCTCGCCGTGCTCACCACCCTGGACGACGGCCGGGTCGACGAGGCGCTCCGGAGGCTCGCCGAGATGGGCCTCCCCAACCTGTTCATCCCGCGTCGCGACCACATCTTCAAGGTCCCGGCGATCCCCATGCTGGGGAGCGGCAAGCTCGACCTCCGCGCCGTCCACAAGCTGGCCGAGGACTGCCTGGCCGCACGGGAGCCCGCCGGCTCGCGTGGGTGA
- a CDS encoding DUF937 domain-containing protein gives MASIIDVIKDQLSGDMLGKMSSAIGESEAKTRSAAGAAVPSVLALLANEVLSGKGAGAVLETLKKYAGGDETATLRSPGAHAPGETPSAGSDVLGSLLGPNFSTLINILSKFSGVGLSAVKTLLSHLGPIILGAVAAQMKSRGGLNPSSLTSFFAAEKANITKALPAGLSLGDFPSIPGVPTSVHRREAQGSSIPGWILPALALGLIGLATWYFMSGPFKTPQTDVVPLPKPTEAAPAVVAEAEKPALPEVTLPPPTADEVSMRLNDVYGEATRYLTDVKDAAGAETALPALSGLQSQLDGVKSLWEKLPVEARKTVVEATATASAAFKSLVDKAMEIPGVGEKLKPVLDALVAKMGEFTA, from the coding sequence ATGGCGAGCATCATCGACGTGATCAAGGACCAGCTCAGCGGCGACATGCTTGGGAAGATGAGTTCCGCGATCGGCGAATCCGAGGCCAAGACGCGATCCGCGGCCGGGGCCGCCGTTCCCTCGGTGCTGGCCCTGCTCGCCAACGAGGTGCTCAGCGGCAAGGGGGCGGGCGCCGTCCTGGAGACGCTCAAGAAATACGCGGGGGGCGACGAGACCGCGACCCTGAGGTCGCCCGGAGCCCACGCGCCCGGCGAGACGCCCTCGGCGGGAAGCGACGTCCTCGGCTCGCTGCTCGGCCCGAATTTCTCCACGCTGATCAACATCCTGTCCAAGTTCTCCGGCGTCGGCCTCTCGGCCGTGAAGACGCTTTTGAGCCACCTCGGGCCGATCATCCTGGGCGCCGTCGCCGCCCAGATGAAATCCAGGGGGGGGCTGAATCCTTCGAGCCTCACCAGCTTTTTCGCGGCGGAGAAGGCGAACATCACCAAGGCCCTTCCCGCCGGCCTCTCGCTCGGCGACTTCCCCTCGATCCCCGGCGTGCCGACGTCGGTTCACAGGCGCGAGGCGCAAGGGTCGAGCATCCCCGGCTGGATCCTGCCAGCCCTGGCCCTCGGCCTGATCGGACTCGCGACGTGGTACTTCATGTCGGGTCCCTTCAAGACGCCCCAGACCGATGTCGTTCCGCTACCGAAGCCCACCGAAGCCGCCCCCGCGGTCGTCGCCGAAGCGGAAAAACCGGCGCTCCCCGAGGTCACTCTCCCGCCCCCCACGGCCGACGAGGTCTCGATGCGCCTGAACGACGTCTACGGCGAGGCGACCCGGTACCTGACCGACGTCAAGGACGCCGCCGGAGCCGAGACCGCCCTGCCGGCCCTCTCGGGCCTGCAGTCCCAGCTCGACGGCGTGAAGTCCCTGTGGGAGAAGCTCCCCGTGGAGGCCAGAAAGACCGTCGTGGAGGCGACCGCCACGGCCTCGGCCGCCTTCAAGTCCCTCGTGGACAAGGCGATGGAGATCCCCGGAGTCGGCGAGAAATTGAAGCCCGTGCTCGACGCCCTGGTCGCCAAGATGGGCGAATTCACCGCTTGA
- a CDS encoding phosphohydrolase yields MHDKFKKPFRVAAATVRLRRQIALEAARRLLDAFDVARTEPIPLDRLEAATEADFYAAKRKAAAVLGHRIRPGDLPSDDEVREQLVILQKQRVEDEEEGDGEFEAEPPEPDHDEPVAALSESIDRFAVYRLRLLPLEAVKQNPETHPEGDALYHSLQVFHHAREARPYDEEFLLAALLHDVGKAIDVREPVAAAVDGLRGAVTDRTLWLIAHSRDLAPDRYRALGVKQRREIEESDYRDDLKLLRECDDAGRVPGAAVESLEEALDYLRKLETEEYLDL; encoded by the coding sequence ATGCACGACAAATTCAAGAAGCCGTTCCGGGTCGCCGCCGCCACCGTGCGGCTCCGCAGGCAGATCGCCCTGGAAGCCGCCCGACGCCTGCTGGACGCGTTCGACGTCGCCAGGACCGAGCCCATCCCGCTCGACCGGCTTGAGGCCGCGACCGAGGCCGATTTCTACGCGGCCAAGCGAAAGGCCGCCGCCGTCCTCGGCCATCGCATCCGTCCCGGAGACCTCCCCTCCGACGACGAAGTCCGCGAGCAACTGGTCATCCTCCAGAAACAGCGGGTCGAGGACGAGGAGGAGGGAGATGGCGAATTCGAGGCCGAGCCTCCCGAACCCGACCACGACGAGCCGGTCGCCGCGCTCTCGGAATCGATCGACCGGTTCGCCGTCTACCGGCTACGGTTGCTCCCCCTGGAGGCCGTGAAGCAGAATCCCGAGACCCATCCGGAGGGCGACGCGCTCTACCACAGCCTCCAGGTGTTCCACCACGCCCGCGAGGCCCGGCCCTATGACGAGGAGTTCCTCCTGGCCGCCCTGCTCCACGACGTCGGCAAGGCGATCGACGTGCGCGAGCCCGTCGCCGCGGCGGTCGACGGACTCCGCGGGGCCGTCACCGACCGCACGCTCTGGCTCATCGCCCACAGCAGGGACCTCGCCCCCGACCGATACCGCGCGCTGGGGGTCAAGCAGCGCCGGGAGATCGAGGAGTCGGACTATCGCGACGACCTGAAACTCCTCCGCGAGTGCGACGACGCCGGGCGGGTCCCCGGCGCGGCCGTGGAATCGCTGGAAGAGGCGCTCGACTACCTCCGTAAACTCGAGACCGAGGAGTATCTCGACCTCTGA